Part of the candidate division WOR-3 bacterium genome, AAGGATGATGTCCGCTCTGAGATAAAATGGCTTCTCCGCAAAGGGTGGTTTGTGCGGGAAAAGGAAGGTTTGACCCTGACAGAAAAGGGTAGACAGGCTTTAGCCGGAAAGATGGAGCCTGATGAAATTGTCGTTGCCAGTCTCAAAGAAAAGCCAGTGACCGTTAACGAACTGCAGGAGCGGCTTAGCGGCATTGATGTTGAAAAAGGGGTGGCGCTTTTGCGCGGCAGAGAGGATATTGTCCGCATCAAACGCCGCGTTGTGCGCTGGCTCGTCCTTACTGAAAGCGGGCTCAAGGAGGCAGAAGGAACCAAGCAGGAGACCACCCGCGAAATCACCCAGATAACCCCTGAAATCTTGACATCGGGCAGGTGGCGTGAGGCTGCGTTCAGACGGTATGATATCTCCCTCCCTACCAAAAAGGTGTATCCCGGCAAGGAGCATCCTTTGCAAAGAATCATCGCTGAGGTACGCCGGGCATTCCTTGAGATGGGTTTTGAGGAAACCACCTCCCCAATCGTTGAAACCGCATTCTGGGACTTTGACGCCCTTTTTCAGCCTCAGGACCATCCTGCCCGTGAGATGCAGGACACATTCTATCTCGCCCAGCCTCAAGAGGGCAAACTGCCGGATGAGAGCCTTGTCAATCGCGTTGCCCTCACCCATCAGAATGGCGGCGATACCGGTTCTAAAGGTTGGCGCTATTCCTGGGATAAAAGGGAGGCGAAAAGGCTACTTCTGCGGACCCACACCACTGCAGCCACAATCAGGGCTCTCGCACAAAACCCATATCCACCCCGCAAGGTATTCTGCATCGGCAAGGTCTTTCGCCGGGAAAATATGGATGCCACCCACCTGCCTGAGTTCATCCAGATTGATGGCATCATCATTGATGACCAGGCTTCACTGGTAACCCTTTTTGGCACCCTTAGAGAATTTTATCGTAAGATGGGCGCA contains:
- a CDS encoding phenylalanine--tRNA ligase subunit alpha; protein product: MKEIESKILAHLKEDKQHRRSVQELTRILGIDQSLVMAAGTELASRGLVKIEEEHYDELGRAERWNEKLPEREALKKISSSLTTDEEKIPIAKLPDILNKDDVRSEIKWLLRKGWFVREKEGLTLTEKGRQALAGKMEPDEIVVASLKEKPVTVNELQERLSGIDVEKGVALLRGREDIVRIKRRVVRWLVLTESGLKEAEGTKQETTREITQITPEILTSGRWREAAFRRYDISLPTKKVYPGKEHPLQRIIAEVRRAFLEMGFEETTSPIVETAFWDFDALFQPQDHPAREMQDTFYLAQPQEGKLPDESLVNRVALTHQNGGDTGSKGWRYSWDKREAKRLLLRTHTTAATIRALAQNPYPPRKVFCIGKVFRRENMDATHLPEFIQIDGIIIDDQASLVTLFGTLREFYRKMGAKDVRFRPSYFPYTEPSVEVFAHLGTLGWVEMGGAGVFREEVTKPLGCPTRVLAWGLGLERLAMMRFGVNDIRKLYWADINWLREAKLCR